The DNA window GATAACTCAAGCCCCGGGCTATGCGGAGGAGCTCCCTGTTCTGGAGGCTTTCCGAGCTGTCATAACAGCGGCTTAGAAAACCGATGAGTTCCATAAAAAGAAGGGCGGCCATATATCTGTATCCCTTCTGATGTGCTTTATACTCCAATTCGATCCGGTCTAAAAGGCTGCTGACTTTCAAAAAATCATCCGGCTTCACCTTGAGGCTGCTGGCAAAATTATGCAACTGCCGGTATTGGGGTTCAAGATGAAAAAGAGCCTGATAGCCCGGGATATAGGAAATATCCATAAAGGGGAGAGGCAACCGGTCCATGCGGAACAACAGGTTCACCAGACAGAGGTCCTCTATCTCTTTGTAGCCATGACTTGTGGCTCCCTGAATGACGAATACATCTCCTGCATTAACCCGGTAATCACGCTCCTTTGTGAAGTGTACGCCTGTTCCGCTCAGGACAATGACCAGTTCGGAGAAGTCATGATTGTGCAGCGGGTAGGGAATCTGGGGGCTCCGGCGGATGAGTTTTATAGGTTCTTCTTCAGAATCGAAGAAATCAGGGCGGTTCAGCTGAAACATGTGACCTCCAGGAGCTGACAATATTGTGCTAATAAATGAGTTAATCGTCAAGGTTTAAATCCCGGGGGCGCCCTAAAATGAATGAATCGGAGGATCAGATATGAAAGAAAACACACAGAAGATGTATGATATGGCGAAGGCAATGTATGCCGAGCTGGGTGTAGATACGGATAAAGCCATGGAGTCCCTGAAAAAGGTTTCCCTCTCCCTGCACTGCTGGCAGACAGACGATGTCGGGGGGTTTGAAACCCCGGATGCCGAACTCTCTGGCGGTGGAATTCAGGTCACTGGGAATTACCCTGGAAAATCAGGGAGCATAGCAGAAATGAGAACAGACC is part of the Oceanispirochaeta sp. genome and encodes:
- a CDS encoding helix-turn-helix domain-containing protein, with the translated sequence MFQLNRPDFFDSEEEPIKLIRRSPQIPYPLHNHDFSELVIVLSGTGVHFTKERDYRVNAGDVFVIQGATSHGYKEIEDLCLVNLLFRMDRLPLPFMDISYIPGYQALFHLEPQYRQLHNFASSLKVKPDDFLKVSSLLDRIELEYKAHQKGYRYMAALLFMELIGFLSRCYDSSESLQNRELLRIARGLSYLEHHLAEKITLKTLKEETGMSISSLNRHFRRVTGVPPLEYHLRQRIRRGCSLLKQTDLNITENAFTTGYDDSNYF